Below is a window of bacterium DNA.
GGCCGAGTACGACCCCTGAGCCCAAGTCCGCGCGTACGCGCGGATCAGACAAATCGACTTGTCATCGTGCTTCGACTGCAGCGCCTGGTTCTTGACAAGCCCTTCCCTGTCAGCATGGGGCGTAATCACCTTGCTCCAATCCAGATCAACAGGTACCCCTTGCTGGATCCGCGCGTGCGCGCGGATCGTGGCCTGAGCGCCGCTACCTGACCAGCGCCACCTCGCCGCTGTCCAGGTCGTAGCGGGCGCCGACGATCCTGATCTCGCCCTTCTCGACCATCTCCGCCAGGATCGGCTTGGACTCGCGCAGCAGGGCGACCGTGGCGGCGACGTTGGCGGCCACGGCGGCCTCCACGGCGTCCCCTTCCCCGCCCCTGGCCTTCTCGACGGCCGGCTTGAGCGCCGCCATCAGGGCCGGCAGGTGGCCGGGGAGCTCGCCGCCCTTGACCGCGGCCGTCACCGCGCCGCAGCGCTCGTGCCCGAGCACGACGATCAGCCGCGAGCCGAGGTGCTCGACCGCGTACTCCATGCTCGCGATGCCGATGTCGTCGGCGACGTTGCCGGCGACGCGGACCACGAAGAGATCGCCGAGGCCCTGGTCGAAGATCACCTCCGGCGGGACGCGGGAGTCGGAGCAGCCGAGGATGACGGCGAACGGCTGCTGGCCTTTCGCCAGGGTCGTCCGGCACGCCACGTCCTGCTCGGGGTGCGCGAGCTTCATCTCGACGAAGCGCCGGTTGCCGTCCATGAGCCGCGCAAGGGCCTCGTCCGCGGCAACTCCCCTGGCCTCCTCGGCGCACAGCGGCAACGCAATGCCGAGCATCGTCCCGAACACAGCGGTCGCGATCTTTGCCTTCATCCGCATCCTCCTGCCGGCTGCCTGCCGGCGCGCACGGCATTCTCCACCGGCGCTATCTCCGAGTCAATCACCCGGATTTGCCTGTTCCCGGCCCCCGATTTCTGGTACAACGATGCTCCCGGACAACCGAGAGGATGGAAGCATGACGAAGATCCGCGTGCAGAACCCGATCGTCGAGCTGGACGGCGACGAGATGACCCGCATCATCTGGCAGCTCGTGAAGGAGAAGCTGATCCTGCCGTTCCTCGACGTGCGGCTCGAGTACTACGACCTCGGGCTGCTCAACCGCGACGCGACTGAAGATCAGGTCACCCGCGAGGCGGCGGCGGCGATCGCCCGGCACGGCGTCGGGGTCAAGTGCGCCACCATCACGCCGAGCATGGCGCAGGTGACGGAGTTCAAGCTCAAGAAGGCCTGGCCGAGCCCGAACGGCACGATCCGCGGCGCGCTCGACGGCACGGTCTTCCGCAAGCCGATCATCTGCCCGAACATCCCGACGGCGGTCCGCAGCTGGGTCAAGCCCATCGCCATCGGCCGCCACGCCTACGGCGACATCTACAACAACCGCGAGTACCTCGTGCCCGGGCCCGGGAAGGCCGAGCTGGTCTTCACGCCCGCGGAGGGCGGCGAGCCGGTGCGGATCACGATCCACGACTTCGGCGGCCCCGGCGTGATCATGGGGATGCACAACACGGCGAAGTCGATCCGCTCGTTCGCCCGCGCCTGCATGAACTACGCGCTTGCCGAGGGCGTCGACCTCTGGTTCGCGACCAAGGACACGATCAGCAAGACCTACCACACGCTCTTCAAGACCATCTTCGCGGAGGAGGCGGCCGCGCGCGCCGGCGAGTTCCGGACGCTCGGCATCTCGTATCGCTACATGCTCATCGACGACGCCGTGGCGCAGATCGTCAAGCACCCGGGGGGCATCCTCTGGGCCTGCATGAACTACGACGGCGACGTCCAGAGCGACATGGTCGCGGCGGGCTTCGGCTCGCTGGGCATGATGACCTCGGTCCTCGTCTCGCCGGACGGGAAGTTCGAGTACGAGGCCGCGCACGGCACCGTCAGCCGCCACTACCGCGATCACCTCGCGGGCCGCGAGACGAGCACGAACTCGGTGGCGACGATCTTCGCGTGGTCGGGGGCGATCCGCAAGCGCGGCGACCTCGACGGCACGGACAAGGTCGTCGCGTTCGCCGACCGCATCGAGCAGGCGGTCCTCGGCTGCATCGCCGGCGGCGTGATGACGCGCGATCTCGCCCGCATCATCCACGGCACGATG
It encodes the following:
- a CDS encoding NADP-dependent isocitrate dehydrogenase, with amino-acid sequence MTKIRVQNPIVELDGDEMTRIIWQLVKEKLILPFLDVRLEYYDLGLLNRDATEDQVTREAAAAIARHGVGVKCATITPSMAQVTEFKLKKAWPSPNGTIRGALDGTVFRKPIICPNIPTAVRSWVKPIAIGRHAYGDIYNNREYLVPGPGKAELVFTPAEGGEPVRITIHDFGGPGVIMGMHNTAKSIRSFARACMNYALAEGVDLWFATKDTISKTYHTLFKTIFAEEAAARAGEFRTLGISYRYMLIDDAVAQIVKHPGGILWACMNYDGDVQSDMVAAGFGSLGMMTSVLVSPDGKFEYEAAHGTVSRHYRDHLAGRETSTNSVATIFAWSGAIRKRGDLDGTDKVVAFADRIEQAVLGCIAGGVMTRDLARIIHGTMDPPRESWVDTAGFIDAVAARLQR
- a CDS encoding carbonic anhydrase codes for the protein MKAKIATAVFGTMLGIALPLCAEEARGVAADEALARLMDGNRRFVEMKLAHPEQDVACRTTLAKGQQPFAVILGCSDSRVPPEVIFDQGLGDLFVVRVAGNVADDIGIASMEYAVEHLGSRLIVVLGHERCGAVTAAVKGGELPGHLPALMAALKPAVEKARGGEGDAVEAAVAANVAATVALLRESKPILAEMVEKGEIRIVGARYDLDSGEVALVR